The following coding sequences are from one Streptomyces sp. NBC_01431 window:
- a CDS encoding FAD-dependent oxidoreductase: protein MKAVICGAGIAGLALAGRLHNVLGWQVTVLEKAPAPRAEGHMVDVFGPGYDAAEVMGVVPWLRELSYPVSKAEFVDESGRCRASLRYDCEDGRVPPRAVVWPEVRLALMP, encoded by the coding sequence ATGAAGGCAGTCATCTGCGGCGCGGGAATTGCCGGACTGGCTCTGGCGGGACGGCTGCACAACGTCCTGGGCTGGCAGGTCACGGTCCTGGAGAAGGCTCCAGCGCCGCGCGCCGAGGGCCACATGGTCGACGTTTTCGGCCCCGGCTACGACGCGGCCGAGGTGATGGGTGTCGTGCCGTGGCTGAGGGAGCTCAGTTACCCGGTCAGCAAGGCCGAGTTCGTCGACGAGAGCGGGCGGTGCCGGGCAAGTCTGAGGTACGACTGTGAGGATGGTCGGGTGCCGCCCCGGGCGGTGGTCTGGCCCGAGGTACGACTGGCGCTGATGCCTTGA
- a CDS encoding IS110 family transposase, producing MTRQAPPPHDTTSHPEDIVLGVDTHKDVHVAAVITSTGAMLDTRSFPTTREGYRQLLSWARAFGILKRAGVECTGSYGAALTRYLQSEGIAVTEVNQPDKALRRRRGKTDAIDAAAAAQAVLSGRATATAKTTDGPVEAVRMLMAKSSAVKSRSQAINQLKAVLVSADPALRESLAGLSNPKLIRRCSELEDSAGATPAMAARHTLRLLASRIRHLTEEINDLTRRITSAITSYAPKLLDCYGVGPDTAAALLIAAGDNPDRMGGEASFAALCGVSPVEASSGKTQRRRLNRGGDRQANSALYTIVLARLRWESRSREYLERRIAEGKTRREAIRCLKRYVAREIYQLITMHGKATPAPAPAAGRY from the coding sequence ATGACCCGGCAAGCCCCTCCGCCGCACGACACGACCAGCCACCCAGAGGACATCGTGCTGGGCGTGGACACCCACAAGGATGTGCACGTCGCTGCGGTGATCACTTCTACCGGAGCCATGCTTGACACTCGTAGCTTCCCGACCACGCGAGAGGGATACCGACAACTCCTTTCATGGGCACGGGCCTTCGGAATTCTGAAGCGGGCTGGAGTCGAGTGCACCGGCTCCTATGGTGCCGCGCTGACCCGCTACCTTCAGAGCGAAGGCATCGCGGTCACCGAGGTCAACCAGCCGGACAAGGCCTTGCGGCGCCGACGAGGAAAGACCGACGCGATCGACGCGGCGGCCGCCGCCCAAGCGGTGCTCTCAGGCCGCGCCACCGCCACCGCCAAGACCACCGACGGTCCGGTGGAGGCAGTCCGGATGTTGATGGCCAAGAGCTCTGCGGTCAAGTCACGCTCGCAAGCGATCAACCAGCTCAAGGCCGTCCTGGTCTCCGCAGACCCCGCGCTGCGTGAATCGCTGGCAGGCCTCAGCAACCCTAAACTCATCCGTCGATGCTCCGAGTTGGAGGACTCAGCCGGGGCCACCCCGGCCATGGCTGCACGCCACACCCTGCGGCTGCTAGCCAGCCGGATCCGTCACCTCACCGAGGAGATCAACGACCTCACCAGACGGATCACCTCGGCGATCACCTCCTACGCGCCGAAGCTCCTGGACTGCTACGGCGTCGGCCCTGACACCGCGGCCGCATTGCTGATAGCAGCCGGCGACAACCCGGACCGGATGGGCGGCGAGGCTTCCTTCGCCGCCCTCTGTGGCGTCAGCCCGGTGGAGGCATCATCCGGCAAGACTCAGCGTCGCAGGCTCAACCGAGGCGGTGACCGACAAGCCAACTCCGCCCTCTACACAATCGTCCTGGCCCGACTGCGCTGGGAGAGCCGCAGCCGCGAGTACCTGGAACGACGCATCGCCGAAGGCAAGACCCGCCGCGAGGCCATCCGCTGCCTCAAACGCTACGTCGCCCGCGAGATCTACCAACTCATCACCATGCACGGGAAGGCCACTCCTGCACCAGCGCCAGCCGCAGGACGATATTGA
- a CDS encoding FAD-dependent monooxygenase — MRLARSGGGRLLSMMRTDLELALRERLSFAVDLRFGTGPARVEDRGDGVCVILTDGSTVEADLLVGADGIHSTVRGLVFGDEPRYVRHLGLSAAAFTIDDPGLHAELGDRFVVTDTVGRQLSLYALRGGIVAVLALYRGAHPEQPADPRSVLRERFRGVGGAVPRVLECCPPAHELYCDQVAQVEMGIWSQGRVVLVGDACHAVSLLSGQGASLGIAGAYILADQLGCAGSVDEALRRYERIWRPVVERGQRAARGGVRWVVPESPLQLRVRRAALELAGLPGASRLAGGRLAARRLPALGELATTTA, encoded by the coding sequence ATCAGGCTTGCCCGCTCCGGCGGTGGACGTCTGCTCAGCATGATGCGGACCGACCTCGAACTCGCCCTGCGGGAAAGGCTGTCGTTCGCCGTCGATCTGCGCTTCGGGACCGGTCCGGCCCGTGTCGAGGACCGGGGCGACGGCGTATGCGTCATCCTCACCGACGGCAGTACCGTCGAGGCCGATCTGCTGGTCGGAGCCGACGGCATCCATTCCACCGTGCGCGGCCTGGTCTTCGGCGACGAACCGCGCTACGTACGCCACCTCGGTCTCAGCGCGGCGGCGTTCACCATTGACGATCCCGGGCTGCATGCCGAGCTGGGCGACCGCTTCGTAGTCACCGACACTGTCGGCCGCCAACTGAGCCTGTACGCGCTGCGTGGCGGGATCGTCGCAGTCCTCGCCCTGTACCGCGGTGCCCACCCGGAGCAGCCGGCAGACCCACGCTCCGTGCTACGGGAGAGGTTTCGCGGAGTCGGCGGGGCGGTGCCGCGGGTCCTGGAGTGCTGTCCACCCGCGCACGAGCTCTACTGCGACCAGGTCGCGCAGGTCGAGATGGGTATCTGGAGCCAGGGCCGCGTCGTTCTGGTCGGCGACGCCTGCCACGCGGTGTCGCTGCTTTCCGGTCAGGGCGCGTCGCTGGGTATCGCCGGCGCGTACATACTGGCCGACCAGCTCGGTTGCGCCGGCAGCGTGGACGAGGCATTGCGGCGCTACGAGCGCATCTGGAGGCCCGTAGTGGAGCGCGGGCAGCGGGCAGCCCGGGGCGGCGTCCGCTGGGTCGTGCCCGAGTCGCCGCTGCAGCTGCGTGTCCGGCGCGCCGCACTCGAACTGGCCGGCCTGCCCGGGGCGAGCCGTCTCGCCGGCGGTCGCCTTGCGGCACGGCGCCTTCCGGCCCTCGGTGAACTCGCCACGACCACAGCGTAG
- a CDS encoding APC family permease, whose product MNRDGQGADAAEHGGSPYHPRTERHQRQGRGRLRLRDASAMAIGGMIGGGIFSVLGVTIQLAGHLAFVCFVLAGAVALVTAHSYAGLARRAGRSGGPYTYLCEAGHPRFAAITSWYLVFGYVLALAVYAFTFGHYVARVLGTGDLVARAASVIVLGAFLMINIRGVGASRLTEDSVVLAKLVILAGIAGIGLFAWTPHRLTPLTDTGYLGVFVGAASIFIAYEGFELLSYDYDAIERPARTLPRALYLSVFVVIAVYVAVTLSSQMLVPDSLIVSQREVAFATVGQEALGTFGRWLATGAAVLATSSAINATLFSTARLVRDLSAARELPPFLGRAPVGVAANAMWMLALLGAVFAMLPGINELLAFGSATFLGVFALINHLHARTTDCTRERVLGHLGATACTVAIVVLMAQLAVHEPTTLALIAGCVLGVGALRLVFARNRPPAPHQR is encoded by the coding sequence GTGAACCGGGACGGGCAGGGAGCCGATGCCGCCGAGCACGGCGGCAGTCCGTATCACCCAAGGACCGAGCGCCACCAGCGCCAGGGCCGGGGCCGGCTGCGGCTGCGTGATGCCTCGGCCATGGCCATCGGCGGAATGATCGGCGGCGGTATCTTCTCGGTGCTGGGTGTGACCATCCAGCTCGCGGGCCACCTCGCGTTCGTGTGCTTCGTGCTCGCGGGCGCGGTGGCGCTGGTCACCGCGCACAGCTACGCGGGGCTCGCCCGGCGCGCGGGACGCTCAGGGGGCCCATACACCTACCTGTGCGAGGCAGGCCACCCGCGCTTCGCGGCGATCACGAGCTGGTACCTCGTCTTCGGCTACGTCCTCGCCCTGGCCGTCTACGCCTTCACCTTCGGCCACTACGTCGCCCGCGTCCTCGGTACCGGAGACCTCGTCGCCAGGGCAGCGTCCGTCATCGTCCTCGGGGCCTTCCTGATGATCAATATTCGGGGTGTCGGTGCGTCGCGCCTCACCGAGGACTCCGTGGTGCTGGCCAAACTTGTCATCCTGGCCGGCATCGCCGGTATCGGGCTATTCGCGTGGACACCGCACCGGCTCACCCCACTCACCGACACCGGCTACCTGGGCGTCTTCGTGGGCGCCGCCTCGATCTTCATCGCCTACGAGGGCTTCGAACTGCTCTCCTACGACTACGACGCCATCGAGCGGCCCGCCCGGACGCTGCCCCGGGCGCTCTACCTGTCGGTGTTCGTGGTCATCGCCGTCTACGTGGCTGTGACGCTGAGTTCACAGATGTTGGTCCCGGACTCTCTGATCGTCTCCCAGCGCGAGGTGGCCTTCGCCACCGTCGGCCAGGAAGCGCTCGGCACCTTCGGGCGATGGCTGGCGACCGGGGCCGCGGTGCTGGCTACCTCGTCGGCCATCAATGCCACCCTCTTCTCCACCGCTAGGCTCGTCCGCGACCTCAGTGCTGCCCGCGAACTGCCGCCCTTCCTGGGCCGGGCACCTGTGGGAGTGGCCGCCAACGCCATGTGGATGCTCGCCCTGCTCGGCGCGGTCTTCGCCATGCTGCCCGGCATCAACGAACTCCTCGCCTTCGGATCAGCCACCTTCCTCGGCGTGTTCGCGCTCATCAACCACCTTCACGCCCGCACCACCGACTGCACTCGGGAGCGGGTGCTCGGACACCTGGGGGCAACCGCATGCACCGTCGCCATCGTCGTGCTCATGGCCCAGCTCGCTGTCCATGAACCCACCACCCTGGCGCTCATCGCCGGCTGCGTCCTCGGCGTGGGAGCACTACGACTGGTCTTCGCGAGAAACAGACCCCCGGCACCGCACCAGCGCTGA